The Prosthecobacter algae genome has a segment encoding these proteins:
- the pseC gene encoding UDP-4-amino-4,6-dideoxy-N-acetyl-beta-L-altrosamine transaminase — MSSFLPYGRQSLDAEDLQAVMDVLKSDFLTQGPAIGRFEKAVTDWCGAKHGIAMSNGTATLHLAAKAMGLKHGDWLWTSPITFVASANAGRYCGANVDFVDVDPGTVNLCPERLEAKLQQAEKDGKLPKIVVPVHFAGQPCAMDRIHALGQKYGFKILEDGAHALGGSYEDERIGNCRWSDAVSHSFHPVKIVTSGEGGMITTNDDELAWKIGMLRTHGITRDADRMVGESEGPWYYQQLELGYNFRMTDIQAALGASQMTKLDAFAARRREIAALYDQALGGLPLRPLARDPKGISGWHLYMIRLNLAEISQTRRQVFESLRAQGIGVNVHYIPVHLQPDYVRLGFHAGMFPEAEQYYQEAITLPMFPAMKDEDILRVRDALAVATGV, encoded by the coding sequence ATGAGTTCCTTTTTACCCTATGGCCGCCAGTCTTTGGACGCAGAAGACCTGCAGGCGGTGATGGATGTGCTGAAGTCCGACTTTCTGACCCAGGGCCCTGCCATCGGCCGTTTTGAAAAGGCAGTGACGGACTGGTGCGGGGCAAAGCATGGCATTGCGATGTCCAACGGCACGGCGACGCTGCATCTGGCGGCGAAGGCGATGGGGCTGAAACATGGCGACTGGCTGTGGACGAGCCCGATCACGTTTGTGGCCTCGGCCAATGCGGGGCGGTACTGCGGGGCGAATGTGGACTTTGTGGATGTGGATCCGGGAACGGTGAACCTGTGCCCGGAGCGGCTGGAAGCGAAACTGCAGCAGGCTGAAAAAGACGGGAAGCTGCCGAAGATCGTGGTGCCGGTGCACTTCGCCGGGCAGCCCTGTGCGATGGACCGCATCCATGCGCTGGGGCAGAAGTATGGCTTTAAGATCCTGGAAGATGGTGCCCATGCGCTGGGCGGCAGCTATGAGGATGAACGGATCGGCAACTGCCGGTGGTCGGATGCGGTATCGCACAGCTTTCACCCGGTGAAGATCGTGACGAGCGGCGAGGGCGGGATGATCACGACCAACGACGACGAACTGGCCTGGAAGATCGGCATGCTGCGCACGCACGGCATCACGCGCGATGCCGACCGGATGGTGGGCGAATCCGAAGGGCCGTGGTATTATCAGCAACTGGAGCTGGGCTACAACTTCCGCATGACGGACATCCAGGCCGCGCTGGGGGCGAGCCAGATGACGAAGCTGGATGCCTTTGCCGCGAGGCGGCGGGAGATTGCGGCCTTGTACGATCAGGCGTTAGGCGGGTTGCCGCTGCGACCGCTGGCAAGGGACCCGAAGGGCATCAGCGGCTGGCACCTTTACATGATCCGGCTGAACCTGGCCGAGATCTCGCAGACACGCAGGCAGGTCTTTGAAAGCCTGCGCGCGCAAGGCATCGGGGTGAATGTGCATTACATCCCGGTGCATTTGCAGCCTGACTATGTGAGGCTGGGCTTTCATGCGGGGATGTTCCCAGAGGCGGAGCAGTATTACCAGGAAGCGATCACGCTGCCGATGTTCCCTGCGATGAAGGACGAGGACATCCTGCGGGTGCGTGATGCGCTGGCGGTAGCGACGGGTGTTTAG
- a CDS encoding metallophosphoesterase family protein gives MRILAIGDIHGCSIALRALLDAVKPGSDDVLITLGDYVDRGPDSKGVIDILLGLEETTQLKPLMGNHEILFMDAMAEQLDVEAWLRVGGRETLLSYAPDHSTLSWNNIPQAHVEFLKERCLRHWETEYHLFVHANANAVFPLADQSDDWLFWTRFDDSYPHVSGKTMVCGHTAQKSGMPALRTKAMCLDTWAYGEGWLTCLDIQSGEFTQANQAGEVKRFTLADLEGHGGEKTTQLPVSPPN, from the coding sequence ATGCGAATCCTGGCTATCGGAGACATCCACGGCTGTTCCATCGCTCTGCGGGCACTGCTGGATGCGGTGAAGCCTGGGAGCGATGATGTCTTGATCACCCTGGGTGATTACGTGGACCGAGGACCGGACTCGAAGGGGGTGATCGATATCCTGCTAGGACTGGAAGAAACGACGCAGTTGAAGCCGCTGATGGGCAACCATGAGATCCTATTTATGGATGCGATGGCGGAGCAACTGGATGTGGAGGCCTGGCTGAGGGTGGGCGGGAGGGAAACGCTGCTTTCCTACGCGCCAGACCACAGCACCCTGTCGTGGAACAACATCCCGCAGGCGCATGTGGAATTTTTAAAAGAGCGCTGCCTGCGCCACTGGGAGACGGAGTATCACCTCTTTGTGCATGCGAATGCGAATGCGGTCTTTCCCCTGGCGGATCAGAGCGATGACTGGCTTTTCTGGACGCGGTTTGACGATAGCTACCCGCATGTTTCCGGCAAGACGATGGTGTGCGGCCACACGGCACAGAAGAGCGGGATGCCTGCCCTGCGGACGAAAGCGATGTGCCTGGACACGTGGGCCTATGGCGAAGGCTGGCTGACGTGCCTGGACATTCAAAGCGGTGAATTCACCCAGGCGAACCAGGCGGGGGAGGTGAAAAGATTCACCCTGGCGGATCTGGAAGGTCACGGCGGTGAAAAAACCACGCAACTGCCAGTAAGCCCGCCCAACTGA
- a CDS encoding uracil-DNA glycosylase family protein, producing MSTSSRLIQAARDLSSSLASLTFAPPTAYVYNPLEYARVPHELYLSRYGEGKKRVVLVGMNPGPFGMTQTGVPFGEIAAVRDWMKIETEVGHPEHEHPKRRVTGFACKNSEVSGRRLWGLFAQRFGAAENFFKEHFVANYCPLVFMEEGGRNRTPDKLPASESEAMEKLCDAHLCQVIATLDPEWVIGVGAFAEARAQRAKDNLGTPFKVGRVLHPSPASPLANRDWPGEATKQLIRQGVWEA from the coding sequence ATGTCCACCTCTTCCCGACTCATCCAGGCTGCGCGTGATCTCAGCAGCAGCCTCGCCTCCCTCACCTTCGCCCCGCCCACGGCCTACGTTTACAATCCCCTCGAATACGCCCGCGTTCCTCATGAACTCTACCTCAGCCGTTACGGCGAAGGCAAAAAACGCGTCGTCCTCGTCGGCATGAACCCTGGCCCCTTCGGCATGACCCAGACTGGTGTTCCCTTTGGCGAAATCGCCGCCGTCCGCGACTGGATGAAGATCGAAACGGAAGTAGGACATCCCGAGCACGAGCACCCCAAACGCCGCGTCACCGGGTTTGCCTGCAAAAACTCCGAAGTCAGTGGTCGCCGCCTCTGGGGACTCTTCGCCCAGCGTTTTGGCGCGGCTGAAAACTTCTTCAAGGAGCATTTTGTGGCCAATTACTGCCCCCTCGTCTTCATGGAGGAAGGTGGCCGCAACCGCACCCCGGACAAGCTCCCCGCCAGTGAATCCGAGGCCATGGAAAAGCTCTGCGACGCCCACCTCTGCCAAGTCATCGCCACCCTCGATCCCGAATGGGTCATCGGCGTCGGTGCCTTTGCCGAGGCCCGCGCCCAGCGTGCCAAAGACAACCTCGGCACCCCCTTCAAAGTCGGTCGTGTCCTCCACCCCAGTCCCGCCAGCCCGCTCGCCAACCGCGACTGGCCCGGCGAAGCCACCAAGCAACTCATCAGGCAGGGTGTCTGGGAGGCCTAA
- a CDS encoding class I SAM-dependent methyltransferase has translation MSSAITPWDLKRAYQEGQNLMKILRQEAGATGNDEKMIELSYDLQSGSYVGALADPVLLAHKREYCRHVAALLESLGPVSSLLDAGMGEGNMLWLTLSQMVNPPLQVHGFDLCWSRMAVAREWLEKQEPCFEIQISTGSLTEIPYMDNSVDVVWTNHSIEPNHGREAAILSELHRVCRRYVVMLEPAYELGSDEARKRMDEHGYCRNLAGTAKELGFRVHRHEIFAGNRNPRNPTAVLILAKDENATPVTPRRCCPVYKTELTPMRDCWYSKESMRAYPILNGIPCLRSSQSIVASKLAETFPTDS, from the coding sequence ATGAGTTCCGCCATTACTCCCTGGGATCTAAAAAGAGCTTATCAGGAGGGGCAAAATCTGATGAAGATTCTTCGTCAGGAGGCAGGTGCCACCGGCAATGACGAGAAGATGATCGAGCTGTCGTACGACCTGCAATCGGGATCGTACGTGGGGGCGCTGGCGGACCCGGTGCTGCTGGCACACAAGCGTGAATATTGCCGGCATGTGGCGGCGCTGCTGGAAAGCCTGGGGCCAGTGAGCAGCCTGCTGGATGCGGGGATGGGCGAGGGCAACATGCTGTGGCTGACGCTTTCCCAAATGGTGAACCCGCCGCTGCAGGTGCATGGCTTTGACCTGTGCTGGTCGCGCATGGCGGTGGCCCGCGAGTGGCTGGAGAAGCAGGAGCCGTGCTTTGAGATCCAGATCAGCACGGGCAGCCTGACGGAGATCCCGTACATGGACAACAGCGTGGATGTGGTGTGGACGAACCATTCCATCGAGCCGAACCACGGACGCGAGGCGGCGATCCTTTCCGAGCTGCACCGGGTGTGCCGCCGCTATGTGGTGATGCTGGAGCCTGCCTATGAACTGGGCAGCGATGAGGCGAGGAAGCGCATGGATGAGCATGGCTACTGTCGCAACCTGGCAGGAACGGCCAAGGAGCTGGGCTTTCGAGTGCACCGACATGAGATCTTTGCGGGCAACCGCAATCCGCGGAACCCGACGGCGGTGCTGATTTTGGCGAAGGATGAAAACGCTACCCCGGTGACGCCGCGCCGCTGCTGCCCGGTGTACAAGACCGAGCTGACCCCGATGCGGGACTGCTGGTACAGCAAGGAATCCATGCGGGCCTATCCAATTCTCAACGGCATCCCCTGCCTGAGAAGCAGCCAGAGCATCGTGGCGAGCAAATTGGCCGAGACTTTTCCCACTGATTCATGA
- the pseB gene encoding UDP-N-acetylglucosamine 4,6-dehydratase (inverting): MIVSSARSILVTGGTGSFGQKCIATLLTDPEVKRIVIYSRDELKQFEMGQKFTDPRLRYFIGDVRDKDRLQRALEGVDTVIHAAALKQVPAAEYNPMEFIKTNVLGAENLIEACLDNDVQNVVALSTDKAAAPINLYGATKLCSDKLFIAANNVRGDRKIKFSVVRYGNVMGSRGSVIPFFLDKRKTGVLPITDPEMTRFNITLEEGVELVMHALKHAIGGEIFVPKIPSYRITDVAEAIGPECEKPVVGIRPGEKIHEEMVTSTDALQTISTDKHYIIVPNKHRQPLEVTIKAFCDHHGATPVSSGLAYNSGTNTEWMTVEEIRKLIQSHVDPTFTV; encoded by the coding sequence ATCATCGTGTCATCAGCTCGCTCGATTCTCGTCACCGGAGGCACCGGTTCGTTCGGTCAAAAATGCATCGCCACCCTGCTTACGGATCCGGAGGTGAAACGCATCGTGATTTACTCCCGCGATGAGTTGAAGCAGTTCGAAATGGGGCAGAAATTCACGGACCCAAGGCTGCGTTATTTCATCGGCGACGTGCGTGACAAGGACCGCCTGCAGCGTGCGCTGGAAGGGGTGGACACCGTGATCCACGCAGCGGCGCTGAAGCAGGTGCCTGCGGCGGAGTACAACCCGATGGAGTTCATCAAAACGAACGTCCTGGGGGCGGAAAACCTCATCGAAGCCTGCCTGGACAACGATGTGCAGAACGTGGTGGCCCTTTCCACCGACAAGGCGGCGGCGCCGATCAATCTTTATGGCGCGACGAAGCTGTGCTCGGACAAGCTTTTCATCGCGGCAAACAACGTGCGCGGGGACCGGAAGATCAAATTCAGCGTGGTGCGTTACGGCAATGTGATGGGATCACGCGGATCGGTGATTCCCTTTTTCCTGGATAAGCGCAAGACTGGGGTGCTGCCGATCACGGACCCTGAGATGACGCGCTTTAACATCACGCTCGAAGAGGGTGTGGAGCTGGTGATGCACGCGCTGAAGCATGCGATCGGCGGGGAGATCTTTGTGCCGAAGATCCCGAGCTACCGGATCACGGATGTGGCGGAAGCCATCGGGCCGGAATGTGAGAAGCCGGTGGTGGGCATCCGCCCGGGCGAGAAGATCCACGAAGAGATGGTGACCTCCACGGATGCGCTGCAGACGATTTCGACGGACAAGCACTACATCATCGTGCCGAACAAGCACCGGCAGCCGCTGGAGGTGACGATCAAGGCTTTCTGTGATCACCACGGCGCGACGCCGGTATCCTCCGGGCTGGCCTACAACTCCGGCACCAACACGGAATGGATGACCGTGGAAGAAATCCGGAAACTGATCCAGTCCCACGTGGACCCGACCTTCACTGTCTAA